The Gossypium hirsutum isolate 1008001.06 chromosome D03, Gossypium_hirsutum_v2.1, whole genome shotgun sequence genomic interval AGAAGACCAATGGTAAGTCGAGTGGAGGATCGTTTCATAGCTTTTGACTCTCATGGATGGATTGAAATCAATGGCTCATGTGATTGTTATTGGAGCTACTAATTGTCCAAATAGCATTGATCCTGCTTTGAGAAGAATCGGCTGGTTTGATAAGGAGATAGACATTGGTGTTCCGGATGAAGTCGGTTGTCTTGAAGTGCTTCGCATCCATACCAAGAACATGAAGCTTTCCGATGAGGTTGATCTAGAACGGATTGCAAAAGACACTCAAGGTAATGTCGGTGCCGACCTTGCTGCTTTATGCACAGAAGCTGCGCTGCAATGCATCAGAGAGAAGATGGATGTGATTGACTTGGAGGATGATTCCATTGATGCGGACATACTTAATGGCGGTTACAAACGAGCATTTCCAAACTACCCATGGAACTAGCAATCCCTCTGCTCTACGTGAAACATAAGTGATTTACTTTCCTTTGAACTGTCATTCTCAACTGTGTTAAACTGGGTGCTTGATTTGGTGACTCAGGTGGTTGAAGTGCCTAATGTGAGCTAGGAGGAGATTGGAGGCCTTGAGAAGGTTAAACGAGAACTTCAAGAGGTATTTATCATTATTTCATCACTTTGTAGCCTTAactatttcttaatttgttttcaaGCTTGTCGCCAAAACTTGTGTTTGTGTGTTTCTTTTTGTTGTGGCAGACGGTGCAATATCCAGTGGAGCACCCAGAGAAGTTTGAGAAATTCGATATGTCACCTTCAAAAGGGGTCCTTTTCTACGGTCCTCCCGGATGAGGTAAAATTCTCTTCGCAAAGGCTATTGCAAATGAATGCCAAGCAAACTTCATCGGTGTCAAAGGCCCTGAACTGCTCACCATGTGGTTCGGTGAGAACGAAGGCAATGTTAGAGAAGTATTTGACAAGGCCCGACAGTCAGCACCTCGATTCTATTGCTACACAGGTCTTTTATCTGCTCCATCAATGACTTGTATCTTATATGCATATGTTTTGGGGATATTTGTACCTCGTTTGATGACATTATGTAATTGGTGCAGAGAGGAAGAAGTGTTGGGGATGCAGGTGGAGCAGCTGATAGGGTTCTAAACCAACTTCTAACGGAAATGGATGGCATGTCAGCCAAAAAAGATTATCAACCTTATCGACTAACAGACCCGACATTCTCGACCTGCCACTGTTACGGCCTGGAAGGCTCGACCAGTTAATCTACATTCCTCTTCCAGACGTCATCAGACCTCAATGCTATCTTGTTGAAGTTTAAAGTAGACGGTTTTTGTTGTTGAAATTATACGTTCTAAAATCGGCCAGAAAGTCTTAATATAGAAAAATGAGATTAGTTGCATTGGGCATGTGAGCTGGCCTTTCCCCAATCTTTCTATTAGTACACACTCTTTACACAGCTCCACAATCTCTCTTTTAATCCTCACACAGCCAAAAAACACAAGCCTCCTcattgtaaagaaaaaagaaaacaccaAAATCTTCAACCGCCAAAACAGGTAGCTATTCAAAGCCTCTTCGTGTCTCTGTAAGTCTTTTTATCCTACAAatcttcttttatatatatatatataatttttcttaTTCCTCAGCGAGAAAATACTTTTTCTTGGTTCTTGAAATCGAGGATCATTACGTGATGTTTTAGATTTGGGCTGCCATTTTCATCATATTATTCGCCATGTTTATATTCATTTCCATCGAATACATTTTGTTCTCtctgattttgattttcttcttcttaGCCATTCCCCTTCCTAAaatttgtctcttttttttttggatttgttatttttcgtgtttttgaattttaattctctatttttaatttcaaaacttttaaaaaatcttCTTATTTGATTTAAAAGTTGAAAGAAATCAATTCAATCAATCGTTTAATTACCATAACTAGGAGTGTTCAAATTTCGGATAAAATCGAATTAATCGATCCAATCAGTAGGTTAATTGATCTAGTTTGGTTGGAGGTCATATAAAggttttttagaattttggttaacggttaattcgattcgaaatcgagtaattaaccgaattaaccgaacttaataaataatattatatattataagtaTTAGGCTATTACTAATTCGGATAGTTTGGTCAAATGAACATCATGAAAAAACATATAtcttttatacttgttttaactacaaaaacataacatataaatttcggtttATTTGGTTAACCGATTGAATTAaccaaaaaattttggtttagttactttttttattaaaaatttcagttaatattAATTCGGTTCCATTCGATTAACCGTTTGAACCCACCTGACCATGAGGCGATAGTGGCCTCACCCAAGAAGAACAAAAGTTCATGGTCGGGGATACCCTGTTTTTATGCACACAAAATGTATCATAATCACAATCAtttggagcatttgattcaaTAATTGATGTAGGGTTGATGAATAGACGGGGAATTATACAGCTGGTATTTGCACTATTTCTTTGAACACAGATATTTTGTACCTGATTCATCATCATTTCAATTCCAGTCATTTTTTAAAAGAATGGCAAAATCTTCGGTAAGAAATCAATCCCTTCCTTGATCTAAATCtagatttttctattaaatatgaAATGAGGGGGTTCGGGTCATTTTTGAATCATTTTAATCTGTACTGAATCAGTTGGAGCAATTTGTCATTAGAGTTTTTCAAATAAGGTCATCTTAGGTTCAAATAATTTTGGGTTTTGATCtcttgtttttttgtttgttttggttGCGCGAGTTCGAGTTGTTGAGTTTTTACTATCAAACCGGGTTGGTTTTGTATGATCAATATTCTTTTACCTTGTGCTTCATTTTCTAATTGAGGTTTATGCATAGTTTCCTCTGCTTTTAGGCTATTAACCTAGAGATAAATTTCGGTATTTGCTCATCAATTCTAGTGACTAAAGTAAACAACATAAGCATTTTGATAGGAATAATCAATACAGTATCTGTTTGTATTCTGGACGAAATAGAAATCCGAAGGCAACACTTGATGCAGTCAGTTGTAATCAGTCACTTGATGCATAGTTGCCTTGCTTGCCAAGTAACTGTCGAAATCAACCACAACGAACTAAGCACTGCCATGGCTAACACACGTGCGCacatgcaaaagaaaaaaaaacgaacAAATTTGTAGGCAATGTATCCTAGAAATACCGCCCCAGGAAGAAAAATAACAGTCTCGAGTTCTCATTATCATTGTACAGTGAAGATCTCTACTGGTTGCataattttgttttcttctctTTCTAGGCTCAGCTAACTAGAAGTATGAAGAGAATAGAATCCAGAAAGTCACATTCATGGTGGTGGGATAGCCACAGTAGCCCCAAGAACTCAAAGTGGCTTGCAGAAAATCTCGAGGGTGAGTAAGATGCTGCTATATatgatacatacatatatatatattatgatggtGGTGATCTTGCTAAGGTTAAAGTGATGACGTTGTTTATGTTCTTAAAGAAGCAAATGTTAATACAAGATAAAAGCGCGGTAGTATGATATTAGCCAAAACACTGATTTTGTTTGTACCCACATGAAGGATTTTGTTTCTGAAATGATTTGAATTGCTTAAATGTGGAAGGAGAAAAAATAACAGTAAGATTGCTGACTACAGAAATGGACCGTAGAGTCAAACATATGCTGAAGCTGATTGAAGAAGACGGGGACTCCTTTGCGAAAAAGGCCGAGATGTATTATCAGAAGAGGCCAGAACTTGTATCTCAGGTTGAGGGGTTCTACCGCATGTATCGTTCTTTGGCGGAGCGTCATGATCTTCTGACAGCAGAGTGGAGGAAGAATATTCTGTCGGACCTTCAATCTCAGGATTCCGGCATCTCCGACGTCAGCTCTGATCTTCCCTCTATTTGTACCTCCCCTGATCAAAGGCCAAGACGTCGTAAATCCCACCAACTAGCAGCTGGTGGGAGCAGTTCTGATGTGCGTCCGAAAGGAGATAAGCCATCTTCTCCAACAGATTCTGAATCGGAATCTGAGGATTCATCGACAAATATTCACTCGGTTATATCAGGGAATGAGGATGATCAAGAGGTGAGTGGGCATATGGTTTTATTGGAGATTGAGCTCCACGAAGCGAAAGAGAAGCTACTGATGCTAGAGGAAGAGAACACTGATCTTCTTGCTAGAATTAGAGAACACGAAGAGCGAACAAAAACAGCGAACACGGCATTAGGACTTCAAAACAAGATTGGTGCATTGGAGAAAGAAAATGAACATGAAGATAGCAAGATGGAGGCATTGTTGGAAGAGTTGAGAATTGCTAAAGAAATGCTAGAGGGTTCCGAGAAAGAAATCGCTActttgaaaattgaaaagaagCAGCTTGATGATAAAATTCAAGATTTTCAGGGTCAAATCGATACGGCTCAAAGGGAGATAATGACATGGAAAACGAAACTGGATACGGAGAAACAAAAGGTCTCCAAGCTGCAGGAAAGACTTGCTATGGCAAAGAATAGTTTATCAGACAGGGATCACGAGATTCATCATTTAAAGAAAGCCGTATCCGATGCAGAGCAGAAGAATTTTCCCAAAAAAGCTAATACCAATGCTGAAATGTCAAGATCGTCCGAAGAACGGCGGAGAGGATGGGAATCATGTGGCCACTCTTTGGGGGAGGAGATCCGAAAAACTGCGAATGAAAAAAGAGAATCAGAGGAGAGTCTTCAAAGTGAAATTGAAGTGTTGAAACTGGAGATTGCTAAGAGAAGTGATTGCATTGAAGTTTTACATGATAACCTTGAGTTTGTAAAATCAGAGAGAGATGAGCTTAAGGGTTATATCATTTCACTCAAGGCCAAGGTTAATTCGAGGGAAGATCGGATTGTTCGAATGAAGAAGCATCTACACCACTTACATATGGAACATGTGAAGGTAATTGCTGAAGCCGAAGGAGCACACAGATTGGTGGATGAGTTGCTATCGAAAGGCAAGGAACTTGAGGATGAAATTGAGCAGCAAAGAACCATGATACTCGAGCGAGATGAAGAGAAACGAGAAGCTATAAGGCAGCTTTGCTTCTCCCTCGAGCATTACAGGTACGAGAATCGTGCGCTTCGGCAAGCAGTTATCGATCACAAGAGAATGCCGGTTTTGacaacataaaatattattatgaaaAAGGATCTGAAGTTTCTTCAATTTGAAGTTGGAAATGTTTGAATAGTTTTCCCTGTTACCTTAGCATAGTgcatgcttgaaaaagatcaatCAGCATCCTAAGTTATACTATTGATTTAAGTCTTGTAACTAAAGTAAGATTTATGTCATAATCTGGTCTATGATGCAAGTATTCTTACAAGCTTAAGTACCTATAAAATTATGCATATACATTCAATACATCTTTATGAGTAATCTTCTAATTGTCCATTCAgctttgttatatatatatattgtaaattgAATTAGTGGGAATAGCGTTGTAATATACATATAGATTTTGATCTTAACTGAAAACCTTACTCAATTAACttgattttattataaaaagttaataatCTCAACCCATCTAATACGAACCCTAATTGAACCAAACTCAACATAATTAGAATAGCTTAAAATAATTTGATCCCAAAAAATTTAGGGTATTATATCACTAGTCACTAAAATattactaatttttattttagtcacttaactaaaaaaagttacaatttggccCATGatctattcgaaagttttcatttaagtcattgaactattcaagagtttttatttaagtcactgggctgttaagttttttttttaagttccaaCAGTCATTCAACATTGGTACGGTGGATTAGTACCCATCAACAAGTAGAAGAATATATCTTAAATCCAAATCGATCTGGCAATTAGCGTCAAAGATCGGAGAAAaaagttgtttaaattttggtttgtaGATTCGTGACGTCCAaagatgttttatgaaaaaaaactaaaccaTAAAAGAGAATGGGGAAGAGAGCTTTCGATTGGAGTAGGCAGTGCAAACACAGAAAGCTATATAGCATAAAAATTAACaatccaatgacttaaatgaaaaattttgaatagttcagtgaccaaatTGCTACTtcttttagttaagtgaccaaaacaaaaaactTACCCATAATTTAGCGACTAataatgtagtttacccaaaattaACCCAATCAATTAGAAcccaaatttgatttaatcaagCCAATAACTTGAATTCATCCAACTTGAATTCGAACAAATCCAAACTCAAATTCATTTGAACTTGAAACGAGTTGAATAAATCTCTTAAAATGATCCTATCTAAAAAAGCAAACTTGAATGATTCAAACTCGAAATAATTTGAATCCAAAATCAATTTTAAtcgaaatattttaaaaactttttaaaatctGAATTGATTTGATGACACATCTAGATGGCATGTTGCAAGTTGTCTCATATTCCCCTTGTTATATGCCATAGTTCAACAAGTTTCCCTGGTCTTTAGGGAACTAATTTATGACCTAAAGATGGTGATGGGAAGCATGGACCCTGTGGAAATTTAGGGCATTCCTGAAAGTAAAGCTGACCTACAATATCTTTCAAGTCTTATGCCAGCTATTGCATGCCTCTTGGGtgtgtttctttttctttatatagCATCTGAAATATTAACCCCCAAGTCATGCAGCAAATTCAAGTTTTCATAAAGggtaatttatattttaggtCACTTAATTTAGCatcaattttcatttaagtcaccaaccttgaattcaattaaattacATATTGCACTTATATTATTAAAGTTATGACTTATATCACCCgtttcaatcaaaatcatacattaTAAGCATTATACTAAACAATTAACTTAAACAAATCTTTACAAGCACAACCTAGATGAGAATCTACAAATAAGTTATATACATGATAAAGCTCGAACCTGTGTGCTCAAAGTATCTGGATCTAAGCCTTGTCAATATAACCAACATCTAGTTCGAtgctataatttaattaaatcaaaagaTTATAACATAAATGAAAATTGATGTTAAGTTTAAACACCTAACATATAAATTACCCTTAGAAAAAAGCTTAGAGGAGAATAAAGAGATTCAACTACCCCCGAAAACAAAACCTTGCCATTTCACATAATTTCTATTTCCTCTACCTCAATAATTATAGCctttatatttatataagtaACAATAAGGACTTCATTGAAAATTATAGAGATTAACCATGTTTTTAAATATCTAGCAAAAAAACCCAACAAAGTTAAGATCTGTGAGAACAAATCCTCATAGACCcaacttcttttttctctctctaaaaGCAATACAGAGGCAGTTGTATGCATCACTTATGGATTTAATTCATgtactttaatttaatcattttttgttATTGTATCTTTTAAATTTCGAAATCTCAATTTTGggtctatttttaaaattttatgtggcAAACATATTATCACACGTACAATATCATGGCAACTTACTATTTCCACGTAATACTTACAGAGAAAAAGgatattattttagttaatcGGTTTAAAGGTTGTCATTTGgattaagattgaaattttaaaattcgaaaagcatagaaactaaaaattatcaaatcGGAGAACAATGGATTGCATCCACAATTAACTAGATCAACTGCAAAATTTGACTCATTGTATTTACCTATAACCGTTTGGTTAAAGACTAAagctttttcaaaattttgcaaaattagggtataatttatacatagtataaggactaataataaaatttgacaaaaaatatagtAACTATGTTAAAAGACAAAAGAACTTATTCTGGTAAGCTGTAATAATCAACACTTTCTTTAATTTTGCACTGTCAGCATCCTTCACCGTCCTTCATTGATTCACCCCCTTTTTTACCCTTGAGAATCAAGCAAACTCCAGCCAATTGCAGCTCAATGTAAACAATGAACTTTACAAATAGTAAGTAGCTAAAGATCTTGGACCTATGGATTTCCAATGT includes:
- the LOC107927039 gene encoding protein NETWORKED 4B isoform X1 gives rise to the protein MAKSSAQLTRSMKRIESRKSHSWWWDSHSSPKNSKWLAENLEEMDRRVKHMLKLIEEDGDSFAKKAEMYYQKRPELVSQVEGFYRMYRSLAERHDLLTAEWRKNILSDLQSQDSGISDVSSDLPSICTSPDQRPRRRKSHQLAAGGSSSDVRPKGDKPSSPTDSESESEDSSTNIHSVISGNEDDQEVSGHMVLLEIELHEAKEKLLMLEEENTDLLARIREHEERTKTANTALGLQNKIGALEKENEHEDSKMEALLEELRIAKEMLEGSEKEIATLKIEKKQLDDKIQDFQGQIDTAQREIMTWKTKLDTEKQKVSKLQERLAMAKNSLSDRDHEIHHLKKAVSDAEQKNFPKKANTNAEMSRSSEERRRGWESCGHSLGEEIRKTANEKRESEESLQSEIEVLKLEIAKRSDCIEVLHDNLEFVKSERDELKGYIISLKAKVNSREDRIVRMKKHLHHLHMEHVKVIAEAEGAHRLVDELLSKGKELEDEIEQQRTMILERDEEKREAIRQLCFSLEHYRYENRALRQAVIDHKRMPVLTT
- the LOC107927039 gene encoding protein NETWORKED 4B isoform X2; protein product: MKRIESRKSHSWWWDSHSSPKNSKWLAENLEEMDRRVKHMLKLIEEDGDSFAKKAEMYYQKRPELVSQVEGFYRMYRSLAERHDLLTAEWRKNILSDLQSQDSGISDVSSDLPSICTSPDQRPRRRKSHQLAAGGSSSDVRPKGDKPSSPTDSESESEDSSTNIHSVISGNEDDQEVSGHMVLLEIELHEAKEKLLMLEEENTDLLARIREHEERTKTANTALGLQNKIGALEKENEHEDSKMEALLEELRIAKEMLEGSEKEIATLKIEKKQLDDKIQDFQGQIDTAQREIMTWKTKLDTEKQKVSKLQERLAMAKNSLSDRDHEIHHLKKAVSDAEQKNFPKKANTNAEMSRSSEERRRGWESCGHSLGEEIRKTANEKRESEESLQSEIEVLKLEIAKRSDCIEVLHDNLEFVKSERDELKGYIISLKAKVNSREDRIVRMKKHLHHLHMEHVKVIAEAEGAHRLVDELLSKGKELEDEIEQQRTMILERDEEKREAIRQLCFSLEHYRYENRALRQAVIDHKRMPVLTT